Within the Leptotrichia sp. OH3620_COT-345 genome, the region AAAATAAATATGATTTCAGCGGGCCGTACAGATAAAGGAGTCCATGCTATGGGACAAGTTTCTAATTTTTTTATTGATGAAAAAATTCCTCTTGAAATTATAAAAAAACAGATTAATAAAAGTTTGGCGGGAGAAGTAAAAATTTTATCAGTTGAAACCGTAAATGATGAATTTAGTGCAAGGTTTGATGCAAAAAGCAGAACTTATCTTTATATAATGAAGAAAGAAGAAGAAATAACTCCATTTGAAGCAAGTTATGTTGCAAAAATAAAAAAGGATATAAAATTGGAGATTTTCCGGAAAATAATAAATACTTTTATAGGTAAACATGATTTTAGCAGTTTTATGAAAAAAGATAGAGCTTTAAGAAATACGGTAAGGGAAATTTATGAGATAAAGTGTATATATAGTATAACGGAAAAAAAATATTATATAGAAATATCCGGCAGTTCTTTTTTGA harbors:
- the truA gene encoding tRNA pseudouridine(38-40) synthase TruA, whose amino-acid sequence is MSKKRNIKIVYQYDGSKFSGFQRQKNGKTVQGEIERIVLKNFSQKINMISAGRTDKGVHAMGQVSNFFIDEKIPLEIIKKQINKSLAGEVKILSVETVNDEFSARFDAKSRTYLYIMKKEEEITPFEASYVAKIKKDIKLEIFRKIINTFIGKHDFSSFMKKDRALRNTVREIYEIKCIYSITEKKYYIEISGSSFLKTMVRIMIGTALDAYFKGGKEDYIKQKLENPNVEQRKILSPAEGLYLYKVNY